The following proteins come from a genomic window of Nitrospira sp.:
- a CDS encoding dTDP-4-dehydrorhamnose 3,5-epimerase, with translation MIFWETLLKGAYIVELEKHEDERGFFARSWCEKEFSSKGLETKLVQCNVSFNKRKGTLRGLHYQVPPHAETKLVRCTRGALYDVIVDLRSGSPTFLKWFGVELTAENYRMLYIPQRFAHGFQTLKDGTEIFYQMSEFYAPEAARGLRWDDPRLEIAWPVADRTISKKDMEYANLDERFAGI, from the coding sequence ATGATTTTTTGGGAAACTTTGCTCAAGGGAGCCTACATCGTTGAACTCGAAAAGCACGAAGATGAACGGGGATTTTTTGCACGCTCTTGGTGCGAGAAGGAGTTCTCTTCCAAAGGTCTTGAGACGAAATTGGTTCAGTGCAATGTCTCGTTCAATAAGAGGAAAGGGACTTTGAGAGGCTTACACTATCAAGTGCCGCCTCACGCCGAAACTAAGCTTGTCCGATGCACAAGAGGAGCCTTGTACGATGTGATCGTTGATCTCAGATCGGGTTCACCCACGTTCCTGAAATGGTTTGGAGTGGAGCTTACTGCAGAGAATTATCGGATGTTGTATATTCCACAGCGCTTTGCACATGGCTTTCAGACCCTGAAAGACGGGACTGAAATTTTCTATCAAATGTCGGAGTTTTATGCGCCTGAGGCGGCAAGAGGTCTTCGCTGGGACGATCCTCGTTTAGAAATAGCCTGGCCCGTGGCGGATCGGACCATCTCGAAAAAAGACATGGAATACGCAAATCTCGACGAAAGGTTCGCAGGCATCTAG
- a CDS encoding Galactose oxidase precursor, with product MRHHLFGVMKCLQTMHATATFAALILVVVLSFESAYAAIAFIQGSYATPQSPQSAVSVNYAAAQGSGNLNVVVVGWNDTNAAVSSVTDSRGNVYTRAIGPTQYNNQLSQSIYYARGILSSAAGANMVTVRFTTPAVYADIRILEYSGVDQLNPVDVTAAATGTSSSSNSGPATTTNANDLIFSANIVSTSTSGPGGGFTRRMITSPDGDIAEDRIVTTVGSYSGSAPLSSSGSWIMQMVAFKAASGGGTSDTSPPTSPSNLLATANGSNTINLAWTASTDNVGVTNYLVERCQGAGCTSFVQVGTSSGTTYSDTGLSSGISYSYRVRATDAAGNLSGYSNVSTTATNQSTAGSISFVQLAFAVPQAAQLAVPVTFSGSQTAGNLNVVVVGWNDTTAAVSSVTDSVGNVYALAVGPTKNQSSLTQSIYYAKNIVEAEAGINTVTVRFNVAAQYPDIRILEYSGLDRVNPVDVTAASIGMNSNSSSGTVTTTNSNDLIVGANMVSRGTAGAGTGFINRVITAPNSDIAEDRIVSTVGSYSATAPLTSESLWVMQMVAFRGGAAGPPPPPPDQVGQWAGPFEWPIVAVHMALLPTGKVLASDGQGLGSDARVWDPASGNFFPVPVTDNIFCNGAAGLPDGRILVVGGHFDAHFGLRVANIFDPFSQAWSRVQPMSFERWYPTATALPDGRMLVTSGETECGGCIAGIPEVYNPITNSWSELTAAPLNVPYYPHMFVLPDGRVLNSSTAEAPVPTRVLNVQAQTVTTVDSSTPDGGSAVMYRPGKILKTGTSINPDLEVRPSASTAYVLDMMQSSPAWVQVSSMHFPRGYHSMVMLPDGNVLVTNGGQTTDAVGVGAAVLQPEMWSPATKVFTKLASMVSPRLYHSTALLLPDARVLVAGGGRFTGVNEPTDQLSAEIYSPPYLFKGPRPTIGSAPSTVSYATNFSVMTPDAGRISSIALIRLGAVTHAFDQNQRYVPLTFQQATGGLTVQSPSSSNLAPPGYYMLFIISSDGVPSVASMVKIQ from the coding sequence ATGCGACATCATCTGTTCGGTGTGATGAAATGTTTGCAAACAATGCATGCCACAGCCACCTTCGCAGCACTCATCCTCGTCGTTGTCCTTTCGTTCGAGAGTGCCTATGCTGCTATCGCCTTTATTCAAGGGAGTTATGCCACCCCGCAAAGCCCGCAGTCGGCCGTGTCGGTGAATTATGCCGCTGCTCAAGGATCGGGAAACCTGAATGTCGTCGTCGTGGGATGGAACGATACGAATGCGGCCGTGAGCTCTGTGACCGATTCAAGGGGGAATGTCTACACGCGGGCAATTGGGCCGACGCAGTACAACAACCAACTCAGCCAATCCATTTATTATGCGCGAGGGATCCTTTCTTCAGCGGCCGGGGCCAACATGGTGACGGTCAGATTCACCACGCCCGCTGTTTACGCAGACATCCGGATCCTGGAATATAGCGGTGTCGACCAACTGAATCCGGTTGATGTGACGGCAGCCGCGACAGGCACAAGCTCTTCGAGCAACAGCGGCCCGGCGACCACCACCAATGCCAATGATCTTATTTTTTCCGCAAATATTGTCTCAACATCGACAAGTGGTCCCGGGGGTGGATTTACAAGACGAATGATCACGTCTCCTGATGGTGATATTGCTGAAGACCGCATAGTGACGACAGTCGGATCTTATAGCGGCAGTGCACCACTGTCCAGCTCCGGGTCATGGATCATGCAAATGGTCGCATTTAAAGCCGCATCAGGGGGTGGAACATCCGATACCAGTCCTCCGACCTCTCCCTCAAATCTTCTTGCCACGGCGAATGGAAGTAATACTATCAATCTTGCCTGGACAGCCTCTACCGATAATGTGGGAGTGACCAATTACCTTGTAGAGCGATGCCAAGGAGCCGGCTGCACGAGTTTTGTCCAGGTCGGCACCTCTTCCGGAACAACCTATTCTGATACCGGCCTTTCATCGGGGATCAGTTATAGTTATCGAGTGAGAGCGACGGATGCAGCTGGGAATTTGAGCGGGTACTCAAACGTGTCTACAACAGCCACGAACCAATCGACCGCCGGCTCAATATCCTTTGTCCAGCTTGCCTTTGCCGTGCCACAAGCTGCGCAACTGGCAGTGCCGGTAACGTTTTCCGGTTCTCAAACAGCGGGCAATCTCAACGTGGTGGTCGTCGGATGGAACGATACCACAGCGGCGGTCAGCTCCGTCACTGATTCCGTTGGAAATGTATATGCATTGGCAGTGGGTCCAACGAAAAACCAGTCCTCGCTAACACAGTCGATCTATTATGCAAAGAATATCGTCGAAGCCGAGGCGGGTATCAATACGGTGACTGTGCGCTTCAACGTGGCTGCGCAATACCCGGATATCCGAATTTTGGAATATAGCGGGCTGGATAGAGTCAACCCGGTGGATGTCACTGCCGCGTCGATTGGAATGAATTCGAATTCCTCCAGCGGGACAGTGACGACGACGAATTCCAATGATCTCATTGTCGGGGCCAATATGGTGTCCAGGGGCACTGCCGGCGCCGGTACTGGGTTTATAAACCGTGTGATTACTGCACCGAATAGCGATATCGCCGAGGACCGAATTGTTTCTACCGTAGGTAGCTACAGCGCGACCGCCCCACTTACCAGTGAAAGTCTCTGGGTGATGCAAATGGTCGCATTTCGCGGTGGCGCGGCTGGGCCGCCACCGCCGCCTCCCGATCAAGTGGGACAATGGGCCGGTCCATTTGAATGGCCAATCGTCGCAGTGCATATGGCGCTGCTTCCAACGGGAAAGGTGCTTGCGTCCGATGGTCAAGGGTTGGGCTCGGATGCTCGGGTCTGGGACCCAGCTTCCGGCAATTTTTTTCCAGTGCCTGTTACTGACAACATTTTTTGCAATGGCGCTGCTGGACTCCCGGATGGAAGGATCCTAGTGGTCGGTGGGCATTTTGATGCACATTTTGGATTGCGGGTCGCCAACATATTTGATCCATTCTCTCAGGCGTGGTCGAGAGTCCAGCCGATGTCGTTTGAACGGTGGTATCCTACAGCAACTGCGTTGCCCGATGGACGCATGCTTGTCACGTCAGGGGAAACAGAATGTGGTGGCTGTATAGCCGGTATTCCGGAGGTCTATAACCCAATTACAAATAGTTGGTCGGAATTAACCGCTGCGCCTCTGAATGTTCCCTATTATCCCCATATGTTTGTGCTGCCTGATGGACGCGTATTGAACAGCAGTACGGCAGAAGCTCCAGTTCCGACGAGAGTACTCAATGTGCAAGCCCAAACCGTGACGACTGTGGATTCGAGTACTCCGGATGGCGGAAGCGCGGTCATGTATCGCCCCGGAAAGATTTTGAAGACCGGCACTTCGATTAACCCTGATCTGGAGGTCAGGCCGTCAGCTTCAACAGCCTATGTGTTGGATATGATGCAATCGTCTCCTGCATGGGTGCAGGTTTCATCCATGCATTTCCCCAGAGGTTATCATAGTATGGTCATGTTGCCTGATGGTAATGTGTTGGTGACGAACGGAGGACAAACCACTGATGCGGTTGGAGTAGGCGCCGCGGTTCTTCAACCGGAAATGTGGTCGCCGGCGACCAAAGTCTTTACTAAATTGGCAAGCATGGTTTCTCCGCGACTGTATCACTCAACTGCCCTGTTGTTGCCTGATGCCAGGGTTCTCGTTGCGGGAGGCGGTCGCTTCACCGGCGTCAATGAACCAACCGATCAGCTGAGCGCGGAGATCTATTCGCCTCCATACTTGTTTAAAGGGCCCCGGCCGACTATCGGATCGGCTCCCTCGACGGTAAGCTATGCGACAAATTTCTCGGTGATGACGCCTGATGCCGGACGGATTTCCTCCATCGCTTTGATTCGTCTTGGGGCAGTGACTCATGCCTTTGATCAAAATCAACGATATGTTCCTCTGACATTTCAGCAGGCCACTGGCGGACTCACGGTTCAATCTCCAAGTTCGTCGAACCTTGCACCGCCGGGTTACTATATGTTGTTCATTATCAGTTCAGACGGGGTCCCTTCTGTGGCCTCGATGGTGAAGATTCAGTAA
- a CDS encoding Glucose-1-phosphate cytidylyltransferase — protein sequence MKVVLFCGGLGMRLREYSESIPKPMVPIGYRPILWHVMKYYAHFGHKDFVLCLGHAADVVKKYFLNYEEGISNDFVLSEGGKRLDLLNADISDWRITFADTGLASNIGQRLRAVEKYLDGEGTFLANYSDGLTDLPLPAQLDQFVKEDKIGSFVCVKPRLSYHVVTMNGRDDIEKIQDMNQTNIRINGGFFIFKKDIFRYIGPGEELVREPFQRLIKEKQLIGYKYDGFWASMDTFKDKQALDEMYAHGDAPWEVWKPRSERKDFPS from the coding sequence ATGAAAGTCGTGTTGTTTTGTGGCGGCTTGGGGATGCGGTTACGAGAATACTCGGAGTCGATTCCCAAACCCATGGTGCCTATCGGCTACAGACCTATCCTATGGCATGTGATGAAGTACTACGCCCACTTCGGGCATAAGGATTTCGTGTTGTGTCTTGGCCATGCCGCCGATGTCGTCAAGAAATACTTCTTGAACTACGAAGAAGGCATCTCGAATGATTTCGTGCTTTCGGAGGGTGGAAAACGCCTAGACCTGTTGAACGCAGACATCAGTGACTGGCGAATCACATTTGCCGACACCGGGCTTGCTTCCAACATAGGACAGCGGTTGAGGGCGGTGGAAAAATACCTGGACGGAGAAGGGACGTTCCTCGCAAACTATAGTGATGGTCTCACAGATCTTCCGCTTCCCGCTCAGCTTGATCAATTTGTCAAAGAGGACAAGATCGGCAGTTTCGTCTGCGTCAAGCCGCGCCTGAGCTATCATGTTGTGACGATGAACGGACGCGACGATATCGAAAAGATTCAGGATATGAACCAGACCAATATTCGGATCAACGGCGGATTCTTTATCTTCAAGAAAGACATCTTCCGCTATATCGGTCCAGGAGAGGAACTGGTTCGGGAACCCTTCCAGAGATTAATTAAGGAAAAGCAGCTCATCGGATATAAGTACGACGGTTTCTGGGCCTCCATGGATACATTCAAGGATAAGCAAGCTTTGGATGAGATGTATGCGCACGGTGATGCGCCGTGGGAAGTGTGGAAGCCACGTTCTGAGAGAAAAGACTTCCCCTCCTAA
- a CDS encoding O-antigen export system, permease protein, with translation MGLNTRWILELWRYRELFYFLAWRDVKVRYKQTALGVAWAILQPLVTMLIFVVLFGKIASLPTDGTPHALFYYTALVPWIYFSTTLGMCGNSLVSNANLLTKVYFPRTILPASVALSGLVDFIIGTILVVGLLGYYRMVPDWHILLWPFLMFLLVILTYGLGMILAALTVKYRDVKYATPFLIQIGLFVTPVIYSSTNIPEQYRKLLVLNPLTGIIEAFRASLSPLRTIDWELLGVSIAFTATVLVVGTIFFRKAERSFADLV, from the coding sequence GTGGGACTCAACACTAGGTGGATTTTAGAGCTGTGGCGTTATCGAGAACTATTCTATTTTCTGGCTTGGCGGGATGTGAAGGTGCGGTACAAACAGACGGCTCTTGGGGTGGCATGGGCCATCCTCCAACCCTTGGTGACCATGCTTATCTTCGTTGTTCTCTTTGGCAAGATCGCGAGCTTGCCGACCGACGGAACACCTCACGCTCTGTTTTACTACACGGCCCTGGTACCCTGGATATACTTCAGTACGACGTTGGGCATGTGCGGAAATAGTCTTGTGTCTAATGCCAATCTGCTGACCAAGGTGTACTTCCCCCGGACCATACTCCCCGCCTCAGTGGCGTTGAGTGGTCTTGTGGATTTCATTATTGGAACGATCCTTGTCGTTGGATTACTGGGGTATTATCGGATGGTCCCTGACTGGCATATTCTCTTGTGGCCATTCCTCATGTTCCTATTGGTGATATTGACGTATGGACTTGGAATGATATTGGCTGCACTGACCGTCAAATATCGGGATGTCAAATATGCGACGCCGTTTCTCATTCAAATTGGGTTGTTCGTCACGCCGGTCATCTATTCATCAACGAACATTCCAGAGCAATATCGAAAACTGCTGGTGCTGAATCCATTGACCGGTATCATTGAGGCCTTTCGAGCTTCCCTGTCCCCACTTCGAACGATCGATTGGGAACTCCTCGGCGTCTCTATTGCGTTCACGGCGACGGTTTTGGTTGTCGGAACGATTTTCTTTAGAAAAGCTGAGCGGTCTTTCGCCGACTTGGTGTAG
- a CDS encoding Teichoic acid export ATP-binding protein TagH — MSNAIVLKNVSKRYEIGHAQHVTMLRETVVNWLKNLLKPEDMTYESIWALKKVSLTIQAGEVVGIIGRNGAGKSTLLKILSKITFPTDGVMEVNGRVASLLEVGTGFHEELTGRENVILNGSILGMSRAEIMEQMDAIVAFAGVEKFIDTPIKRYSSGMRLRLGFAVAAHLNPDILIIDEVLAVGDAGFQKKCLGAMESIRTAGRTVLFVSHNMAAVENLCSRVIWIDNGEVRQDGETKEVIQAYMSSFGEGKASGFNLTEVRDRRGAGGARLTALELLDTNRNPMKIIRSGDRLVMRFCYLAHSRIAHPILGIRIYTELGTLVTEMNNWMTDFEIPFINPGAGHIDLEVDFLNLMPGRYSVTLFLGAIGPLFQDLLDHCGVLEVEPSDFYKSGKGIESRFGLVFIPFKWRQACPMESVAGSRLTGSLME; from the coding sequence GTGTCAAACGCAATCGTGCTGAAAAATGTTTCGAAGCGGTATGAAATCGGACATGCCCAGCATGTGACCATGCTTCGGGAAACCGTCGTGAACTGGCTGAAGAATCTGCTGAAGCCTGAGGACATGACGTATGAAAGTATTTGGGCACTGAAGAAAGTATCACTCACCATACAAGCAGGTGAAGTCGTTGGGATTATCGGCCGAAATGGTGCAGGGAAGAGTACGCTCTTAAAAATCCTATCGAAAATTACGTTCCCGACGGACGGCGTCATGGAGGTGAACGGACGTGTGGCTTCCTTATTGGAAGTCGGAACCGGATTTCACGAAGAACTGACTGGCAGGGAAAATGTCATATTAAATGGTTCGATTCTGGGCATGTCAAGGGCCGAGATCATGGAGCAGATGGATGCCATCGTGGCATTCGCCGGGGTCGAAAAGTTCATTGATACCCCGATCAAGCGGTATTCTTCCGGTATGCGACTTCGACTTGGATTCGCTGTTGCGGCGCACCTGAATCCGGATATCTTGATCATCGATGAAGTGCTGGCCGTCGGTGATGCGGGGTTCCAGAAAAAATGTTTGGGTGCCATGGAGAGCATACGAACAGCGGGCAGGACCGTACTATTTGTGTCTCACAATATGGCGGCCGTGGAAAATCTATGTTCTCGGGTCATTTGGATCGATAATGGCGAAGTGCGGCAGGACGGAGAGACCAAGGAAGTCATTCAAGCATATATGTCTTCTTTTGGCGAAGGTAAGGCATCGGGGTTCAATCTGACGGAGGTTCGAGATCGGCGAGGAGCGGGTGGTGCCAGATTGACCGCTCTTGAGTTGCTGGACACGAATCGAAACCCAATGAAGATTATTCGTAGCGGTGATCGATTAGTCATGAGGTTTTGTTACTTGGCCCATTCCAGAATCGCTCATCCAATTCTTGGAATTAGAATCTATACGGAGCTCGGTACCTTAGTGACGGAGATGAACAACTGGATGACGGACTTTGAAATTCCTTTCATCAATCCCGGAGCAGGGCATATTGATCTTGAAGTGGATTTTCTTAATCTTATGCCCGGCCGATATAGTGTGACGCTATTTCTTGGCGCCATCGGCCCCCTGTTCCAGGATCTGCTGGATCATTGCGGAGTCTTAGAGGTCGAACCGTCGGACTTTTACAAGTCAGGGAAAGGGATTGAAAGTCGATTTGGGCTGGTGTTTATTCCGTTCAAGTGGCGACAGGCCTGTCCGATGGAATCTGTGGCAGGCTCCAGACTTACCGGATCGTTAATGGAGTGA
- a CDS encoding UDP-glucuronate decarboxylase, with protein MRILITGGAGFLGSHLCELLVKTGHSVVCMDNFCTGRPENVAHLLGREQFTFIKYDVCDYLHVEGSLDAVMHFASPASPQDYLDMPIATLKVGAMGTHKALGLAKAKNARFLLASTSEVYGDPLVNPQPESYWGNVNPISPRGVYDEAKRFAEALTMAYHRYHGLDTRIVRIFNTFGPRMRPHDGRVVSNFIVQALQGKPLTVYGEGKQTRSFCYVDDLVRGIVALLMVGSDRSVEERTNRTDFLSAKSKSLPESLHDPVNIGNPRELTVIEIAEMVLKLTKSSSTIEHHPMPVDDPKVRRPDIRKARAILGWEPQVTLEEGLQKTIEYFHESL; from the coding sequence ATGCGCATATTAATTACTGGTGGTGCAGGATTCCTAGGGAGTCATCTCTGTGAACTGTTGGTTAAAACCGGGCACAGTGTCGTCTGTATGGATAATTTCTGTACGGGTCGTCCGGAGAATGTGGCTCATCTGCTGGGACGCGAGCAATTCACCTTTATCAAATATGACGTGTGTGACTATTTGCATGTGGAAGGTTCTCTCGATGCCGTCATGCATTTCGCTTCTCCAGCGAGTCCCCAGGATTATCTGGATATGCCGATTGCGACACTAAAAGTCGGGGCAATGGGAACGCACAAAGCCTTGGGCTTGGCGAAGGCCAAGAATGCACGTTTCTTACTCGCCAGTACCTCCGAGGTCTACGGCGATCCGTTAGTGAATCCTCAGCCGGAATCCTATTGGGGGAATGTGAATCCGATCAGCCCGCGAGGAGTGTATGACGAGGCCAAACGGTTTGCCGAAGCTCTGACCATGGCCTATCACCGATACCATGGCCTCGATACGAGGATTGTACGAATCTTTAATACGTTTGGCCCGAGGATGAGACCCCATGATGGGCGAGTGGTGTCCAACTTCATCGTGCAAGCGCTCCAGGGAAAACCCTTGACTGTGTATGGAGAAGGAAAACAGACGAGAAGCTTCTGTTATGTGGATGACCTGGTCCGCGGAATTGTCGCCTTGCTCATGGTGGGATCCGACCGCAGCGTTGAAGAAAGGACGAATCGAACAGATTTTCTTTCAGCGAAATCCAAGTCTCTACCGGAAAGTCTCCATGATCCAGTCAATATTGGAAATCCGCGTGAACTTACGGTGATAGAGATTGCGGAGATGGTCTTAAAGCTGACGAAATCTTCCTCTACGATAGAACATCACCCGATGCCTGTCGATGACCCCAAGGTCAGAAGACCGGATATTCGAAAGGCCAGAGCCATCCTTGGATGGGAGCCGCAAGTAACGTTGGAGGAAGGCCTCCAAAAGACGATCGAGTATTTTCACGAATCATTGTGA